The following coding sequences lie in one Marinobacter sp. ANT_B65 genomic window:
- the mltF gene encoding membrane-bound lytic murein transglycosylase MltF, giving the protein MLGSVILPLAIIVTTGCSQGNSGSDAVAEQPEPLATPAQTGVLEVATRNGSTTYYLDRHENPTGPEYSLISQFAASKGWTVNWTMYDSTAAVLKALESGKTHMAAAGLTHLPSRSQKFTRGPAHTEITEQLVCHREMRPMPRLPESISSVNITVTADSSYVETLNRLASIHEGITFTEDDSKTTEVLLSDVARQAIDCTVADSNIVQVMRRHFPHLEVAMNLSQGNNLGWYLPAGSDELAGTAQEWMNSPEGDKAMDYVESHYYAYIGEFDFVDLRALNRRINDRLPGLIGQFSEAETTTGMPADLLAALAYQESHWDPSAISPTGVRGIMMLTRRTAESLGVMDRLDPVAAIDAGARYLADRHRRLPDTIPEPDRTFLALASYNIGRGHLLDARQLARELGKNPDSWDDMKEVLPLKADKRYYPNTRYGYARGYEPVHYVQRIRNYRDVISSAFD; this is encoded by the coding sequence ATGTTGGGGAGCGTAATTCTTCCTCTTGCGATCATTGTCACGACTGGCTGCAGCCAGGGCAACTCTGGTTCTGATGCCGTTGCGGAACAACCAGAACCGCTGGCCACCCCCGCTCAGACCGGCGTGCTGGAAGTAGCCACGCGCAATGGCTCCACCACCTACTATCTCGACCGGCATGAAAACCCGACCGGACCGGAATACAGTCTGATCTCGCAGTTTGCAGCCAGCAAGGGCTGGACCGTCAACTGGACCATGTACGATTCGACCGCTGCCGTACTGAAAGCCCTGGAATCCGGCAAGACCCACATGGCCGCCGCGGGGCTGACGCACCTGCCTTCACGCAGCCAAAAGTTCACTCGCGGCCCCGCCCATACTGAAATTACCGAACAACTGGTGTGCCATCGGGAGATGCGTCCGATGCCCCGGCTGCCAGAAAGCATATCCAGCGTAAACATCACGGTAACAGCCGACTCCAGCTATGTGGAAACACTGAACAGGCTTGCCAGCATCCACGAAGGCATCACGTTTACCGAAGACGACAGTAAAACAACAGAAGTTCTGCTGTCCGATGTGGCCCGACAGGCTATCGACTGTACCGTGGCCGACTCCAACATTGTTCAGGTAATGCGTCGCCACTTCCCCCACCTGGAAGTGGCCATGAACCTGAGCCAGGGCAACAACCTCGGGTGGTACCTGCCGGCAGGCTCAGATGAACTGGCCGGCACTGCACAGGAATGGATGAACAGTCCCGAGGGCGACAAAGCCATGGACTACGTCGAAAGCCACTATTACGCCTACATTGGCGAGTTTGATTTTGTGGACCTGAGAGCACTCAACCGCCGTATCAACGACCGGCTTCCCGGCTTGATTGGTCAGTTCTCCGAAGCTGAAACAACCACCGGAATGCCGGCGGATCTTCTGGCAGCACTGGCTTATCAGGAGTCCCACTGGGACCCCTCTGCCATATCCCCAACAGGAGTCCGCGGCATCATGATGCTGACACGCAGGACAGCGGAATCTCTGGGCGTGATGGATCGCCTCGACCCCGTAGCCGCCATCGATGCAGGCGCCCGCTACCTGGCTGACCGCCACCGCAGGCTCCCGGATACCATTCCCGAACCAGACCGCACATTTCTTGCGCTGGCCAGCTACAACATTGGCCGCGGGCACCTGCTGGATGCCCGCCAGCTGGCAAGGGAGCTGGGCAAGAATCCGGATTCCTGGGACGACATGAAAGAAGTGCTGCCATTAAAGGCAGATAAACGCTACTACCCAAACACTCGCTACGGCTACGCACGGGGTTATGAACCTGTGCATTATGTGCAACGCATCCGGAATTATCGGGATGTCATCAGCTCGGCCTTTGACTAG